The Mercurialis annua linkage group LG7, ddMerAnnu1.2, whole genome shotgun sequence genome includes the window TGTACAATCTATCCCCACCTAAGGTATTGTTTTTAAGCATCTATCatctatatattttatttttttaatgactaacaatcataaaaattgaaacttttacaatttttatatatgtccattattttatttaaaaatgcaGTTTTCTGGTATATGTTTCATGTCGTTTTCATTTCCCATTTCCGTGCTATTTAATGCAATTATAACTTAATCTTGCAAAGGTGACTGGTTCTTTGCATTTTGCACAGGATGCAACTCTAGCTACATTATTGACAAGGCCTATGCCTACTTATACTCCAAGTGAGCAAAACATAGTGACAACCAAAGAAAAATTTGGATCCGTTCATCGAGTTTACATTAAGTCCGACAAAGATAATATACTAGGGGAGAATCTTAAGACGTTGATGATTTCAAAGAATCCGCCCGATGAGGTGAAATTTATTGCCGGTTCCGATCACATGGTTCAAGCTAGTAAGCCAAAAGCATTGTTCATTTGCTTCCAAGACATTGCCAACAAGtacatttgaatttgatttttgatgAAAACCGACTTCTTCAAATAGATGATCAGTTTATTCATCAATTGatggtttttttaattaataacatAATGTGGATTTCTTGaaatgtaaaattataataaagagTCAAAAATATTATTGCTAAATAATATATTTGGATATCACCAATTATTCAGTTGTTGTGTGTAATTGGCAGTCTGAGTCGATTGTGAATGTTTGTGTAATTTCTGTATTATGATGTGTATTTGTGTTAAATGTAATGTTTGAATTTCGAGTGTGGACAATATTGTTATAGTTTGATGTGCATTATATGTTATCTACACTGATGAATGAGTATAAAGTTACAATTGTTCCCTAAAATTGtagtaataaaaatttaaattgattaaattaaattcttttaactTGGTCCATAATTTTAAGCCTATTTGTGTTATATTTTAAcacataaataaaattctaatcaataaatcaaatatcacactagtaaataaaaaatcaaataacttttataatttaatcgatttaaacattttaattttatggtgAACCGGTTGAAATGATTGGCCAGGAATGtcttaaaatttcaatatatgGGGAAAACACTAAATTTGATATAATGATAAAAgttatttctaaattttataataaaaaaaatcaaaactgaaccTACATATAAAATGAATGGATGAAATAAATCTACATCTCTTGCTTACAATCCTTACATTTGTTTATACCAAGTTCCAACACTTTTTTGACcagaaatttttatttgaaccTAATTTATATAAGATTGTAAACTATCTATTAAATACATAACACGTGGCTCAATTAAATTGAACAACCAATCATTAatagtattatattttaaataaaaaaatttcaattaatagaCTATATAATAATTGGTTGTTTATATTAATTACGCcacatattatatatttaataaatagttCATAATTCtacatattgattttttttttagcaTTATCCTCATGCAGAAACTCCAAACTAGTCAAACAGCAACTGAAATTAATTTGACTAAACTAAAATACGAAAACAACCATGTGCTCTAGTCTTATTAAATTCTCCGATCTCTCAGTCTACACTCAAACTCAAAATGGAAGATCAGAGACAAACTCATTTTGTGTTAGTACACGGCGCCGGCCACGGAGCTTGGTGCTGGTACAAGGTAGCTTCACTACTAAAATCAGCAGATTACAAAGTTACAGCTCTGGACATGGCAGCTTCTGGAGTAAACCCTAAGCAAGTGAGCGATCTTCGTTCTTTTTCCGACTATTATGAGCCGTTGATCGAATTTATGGCGTCGGTTTCATCGGAAGAGAAGGTGATTCTAGTCGGACATAGCTTGGGTGGATTTAGCATTTCGGCTGCCATGGAAAAGTTTCCTGAGAAAGTTTCTGTAGGTGTTTTTGTAGCGGCGGTTATGCCGGGGCCTGATCTTGGTTCTGTCACTCTAAGAGAAGAGGTATTtgtttttctcttcttcttttgatttGCTAATTAAAAATTGGTGTATATAAGTTGCTTCTTTTACTGATATTTTAAtggccaaatgttataaaaaggtcaaacctttcacaaaagtttcacaaaaatcatgacctttcaattttgtcgattttggccaaaaactgattatttggtttcacaaaaatcctgacctttcaattttgtcaattttggtcaaaaatggattatttggtttcataaaagtcctgaactttcaatatttggcataccacataggcaaattgaaatcaaattgagagttgaccacaactgaaaccaaataatttgtttttagccaaaatcgacaaaattgaaaagtcaggacttttgtgaaacttttataaaaagtttggtttttttactATATTACTATAATTTAATCTTTTACTGTATACTATATAGTATATTCTTACAACAATAGGATGAAACATACTTCTAGTGTGATCAAGTATAGGTGTGTTAATTAGTCGAGTCGGAACAATGTCAAATTCAAGTTTGAGTGGTTtctagaatttaaattttgaattttgagtaTAACTCGATTGAGATCTATTTTAGGAGATTGAGCTCAAAATTGTTTAAATTGTCGATATTTGAACTTGACTCGGTTGGATTattgtataaatattaaaaattaattattaatttaaagtattttttttttgttataaatgtATATAGTTATAAAgagtaaacaaaataaaactgtAGTTCGATTAGGCTCACGAGTTTATGGAGCcgaatattttgaaattcgaaCTTGATTAAATAAAACTCAACTCGACTCAATAGTAATCGAATAATTGCGTATACTTTTCGAGTCAATTTCGAAAAATTCGCGACGACTCGCTTATATTACTAGTCGCCATCTAACATGAAATCTTATCTAAGAGCATATCACAAACAAATGatgtcaaattttatttaagtacAACATTGatctattttataataaaatattataatattttagtttgaaattgaaattgaaattgaaattgaaattgaaattatattaaaattttgtacTCGTTGAAATTTCTAATCCAACTTCACTCAATTTCTGAAAAATTGTACAGTTTGATAAACAAGTGGATTCTTATATGGACACACAAATTATTTTCGATAATGGACCAAACAATGCTCCGACCGCTTTTTTATATGGACCCGAATTTCTGGCAACCAAATTGTACGATCTTTCTCCAGCTGAGGTAATATTCTTTAACCATATATTTTATCCATATCATTCTTTGTTTTAATGCctaatgacaaaaaaaatcgaacttttacaattttatcaataatagctaatttttttaatattattcaatttttgttttattgaaaaaatttcatttcaatagtatagtttatttatgaaatttgaATAGAAGATTTGTATTGTGGTTGGCGTGACTGTATATTGGATCTACTGATACTTTGAGCAAATGATgcatcatttaaatttttattatgtgtggtaaaaaataaaaacttgaaAACACATTATGAAAATATAAACTTCTGTTAATTTTGGCATTGTGTAACATCTATGTCATACAAAAGCTTCTCAAATTATGTAGGTATTTCATGTTTTCATTTTCGCAAAAcccttttaaaactttaaaattatacataaactATATTGTAGATCAGCTTAGTAATTCACGTATATTGTACAGGAAGTAACTCTAGCTACATTATTATCGAGACCTATGCCTTTTTATACTCCAAGTGATCAACACATTGTGATTACAGAAGAGAAATTTGGATCAGTTCCGCGAGTTTACGTTGTGTGCGACAAAGATAATATATTGAAGGAGAATTTTCAAAGGTGGATGATTGAGCAGAATCCGCCTAATGACGTCGAGCTGATCGCTGGTTCCGATCACATGGTTAATGTTTGTATGCCACAAGAATTTTGCAAATGCCTCCAAAAAATTGCCAATAAGTACttctgaatttattttgtacccATACAAAATTGTTCTTGCTCTTTCCTTCATGAGATTgcttaaatttatttgatctccattatatttatagtttctttaaatgtaaaaagtttgaGTTTGAGTTCGGAAAACATTATAATTTAGggctatatttatatttgtctGTAACAGTAAGGCTGTTCGAATATGAAATTGTCATTTCGAATTATAGTGTTGTTTTCATTAGGCTGAGtttgtcaaaataaattattttatttttctatttaaaattagCAGTTGAGAAATCAGGTTTCGTTTGTGGAAataatatttctttattttataatgtgcATTATGTTATGTGGCTGTTTAGagataaaacatttataaaaaaacccaacagattaatttgttaatattatatttttaaattgtcatCTTTCTCTCAAATTCTTCATATTTTCAAATGTTAATAACAACTATGTCCTCTAATAATTCAGTTATATCTAGTTTTTTCCAAGTCTACcataaatataatttcataCAAAATATAGTAagttttttgttaaaatttatttaatcgtattatgattaatttattattcGATCCtagaatttttaattaaaacatcacaataaattaaataaattgatcatctttcaaatttattagataattaatttatgtgctttgtatataattatatgaaaaggtaaaataacATTTGACGGatcaatttcaataaaaataaaagtacagGAGTTGATCGTTGTAATTGTAAATATAAAACTAATAGCGGGTGCACTACACACACTAACAGAAAAAGCACATACCGTCAAATGTCAAAGTGCGGGGACTTAATATACCGCAAGAATTGTACAAGGACCTTGGAATGGAATTTGCCAAAATGTTTGGATGAAATTGGACCACATCATTACATTTATGGCAAGTATGATCCAGAGTATTCAACAATATTATCCAGCAATTGAAATTAGTTGGAATAAATTACAATACAAGGCATGTCCTCTCTTATAAATTTCTCTAATCTCTATCATTCTCAAAATCAAAAATGGAAGAAAAACAAAAGCATTTTGTGTTAGTACATGGAGCCGGTCACGGAGCTTGGTGCTGGTATAAGGTAGTGTCATTGCTAAAAACAGCAAATCATAAAGTTACAGCCCTGGATTTGGCGGCTTCCGGAGTAAACCCGAAGCAGGTGAACGATCTTCATTCTTTCTCCGATTATTATGAGCCTTTGATGGAGTTCATGACGTCACTGTCACCGGAAGAGAAGGTGATTTTAGTCGGCCATAGTTTGAACGGATTTAGCATTTCTGCTGCAATGGAAAGATTTCCTGAAAAAATTTATGTAGGTGTTTTTGTTGCAGCGTTTATGCCAGGTCCTAATCTCAGTTCTGTTACTATAAGAGAAGAggtatattttttgataatattttggATAGATTTAATGCGGCAGACTGAATATATAtaaactttcataaaaaaaaattatatttatgtcactattttaatgatataCTTTAAAGTGATTAGCTCAGTCCTTTGTAGACTAAATGTagactaaatttatttaaaaatttctcaGAGTAATTAATGTAGTATTTCTATAATTTcgagaattttatttttattaacttaagaactaataaaatcaatttctgAAAATTGTCTAGTTTGATAAGCAAGTGAATTCTTATATGGACACACAGTTTATCTTCGATAATGGACCAAACAATCCTCCGACCTCCTTCTTATATGGATCCGAATTTCTGTCAACCAAATTGTACAATCTATCCGCAGTTGAGGTATTATTCTTTAATCTTCTATTATCTATATTCTTCTCTATTTTTTCAATCGACAAttgtttatgatttttatgTCCTTTTCTGAAAGGGATgtcctttattttttaagaacACAGTTTTTCGTTGTCTGTTTCATGTCGTTTTTATTTTCCATTTCCGTGCTAATTTAAACTTGCAAAGGTGACTGTTCTTTTCATTTTGCACAGGACGCAATTCTAGCTAAATTATCGACAAGGCCTATGCCTTTTTATACTCCAAGTGATGAAAACATAGTGACATCCAAAGAGAAATTTGGATCGGTTCCGCGAGTTTACGTTGTGTGCGATAAAGATAATATACTGAAAGAGAATGTTCAGAGGTGGATGATTGAACAAAATCCGCCCGATGAGGTTAAGCTTATTGCTGGTTCTGATCACATGGTTAATGTTTGTAAGGCACAAGAACTGTGCAATTGCCTCCAAGAAATTGCCAACAAGTacttttgaatttgatttttgatgAAAACTGACTCTTGATCCATAGATGATTAGTTTATTCATTATATGA containing:
- the LOC126655602 gene encoding uncharacterized protein LOC126655602, coding for MEEEKQKHFVLVHGAGLGAWSWYKVAALLKLANYKVTALDLAASGINPKQVSDLQTFSDYYEPLIAFMTSLPPGEKVILVGHSLGGFSISAAMERFPEKITVAVFVAALMPGPNLSSVTVREEFDKQAGSYLDTQYFYANGPNNPPTATLYGPEFLATKLYNLSPPKDATLATLLTRPMPTYTPSEQNIVTTKEKFGSVHRVYIKSDKDNILGENLKTLMISKNPPDEVKFIAGSDHMVQASKPKALFICFQDIANKYISESIVNFDVHYMLSTLMNEYKVTISTLKLKMEDQRQTHFVLVHGAGHGAWCWYKVASLLKSADYKVTALDMAASGVNPKQVSDLRSFSDYYEPLIEFMASVSSEEKVILVGHSLGGFSISAAMEKFPEKVSVGVFVAAVMPGPDLGSVTLREEFDKQVDSYMDTQIIFDNGPNNAPTAFLYGPEFLATKLYDLSPAEEVTLATLLSRPMPFYTPSDQHIVITEEKFGSVPRVYVVCDKDNILKENFQRWMIEQNPPNDVELIAGSDHMLSFSKSKMEEKQKHFVLVHGAGHGAWCWYKVVSLLKTANHKVTALDLAASGVNPKQVNDLHSFSDYYEPLMEFMTSLSPEEKVILVGHSLNGFSISAAMERFPEKIYVGVFVAAFMPGPNLSSVTIREEFDKQVNSYMDTQFIFDNGPNNPPTSFLYGSEFLSTKLYNLSAVEDAILAKLSTRPMPFYTPSDENIVTSKEKFGSVPRVYVVCDKDNILKENVQRWMIEQNPPDEVKLIAGSDHMVNVCKAQELCNCLQEIANKYF
- the LOC126656089 gene encoding methyl jasmonate esterase 1-like; amino-acid sequence: MEDQRQTHFVLVHGAGHGAWCWYKVASLLKSADYKVTALDMAASGVNPKQVSDLRSFSDYYEPLIEFMASVSSEEKVILVGHSLGGFSISAAMEKFPEKVSVGVFVAAVMPGPDLGSVTLREEFDKQVDSYMDTQIIFDNGPNNAPTAFLYGPEFLATKLYDLSPAEEVTLATLLSRPMPFYTPSDQHIVITEEKFGSVPRVYVVCDKDNILKENFQRWMIEQNPPNDVELIAGSDHMVNVCMPQEFCKCLQKIANKYF